A window of Mucilaginibacter paludis DSM 18603 contains these coding sequences:
- a CDS encoding ISAs1 family transposase — translation MKSIVKIESTKDVNEKIGQQTRYYISSLTVDAAFFNESIRKHWDIENNLHWQLNVSFGEDYTRARSGQDAENLALVRKMALNILKAETSSKRSTKGKRLKAAWDNDYLLKLLTIHDF, via the coding sequence CTGAAAAGTATTGTCAAAATCGAATCAACCAAGGATGTTAACGAGAAAATCGGTCAGCAAACCCGCTATTATATCTCCAGCCTAACAGTTGATGCCGCCTTTTTTAACGAATCGATACGTAAACACTGGGACATTGAAAACAACCTGCATTGGCAACTCAATGTTAGTTTCGGTGAGGATTACACCAGGGCAAGGTCCGGACAAGATGCTGAGAATCTTGCCCTGGTCAGAAAAATGGCGCTTAATATCCTTAAGGCCGAAACATCAAGCAAAAGAAGCACCAAAGGAAAAAGGCTTAAAGCAGCTTGGGATAACGACTACCTTCTCAAATTATTAACTATTCACGATTTCTAA
- a CDS encoding asparagine synthase-related protein: MGAIFGIINKDGKPIEQADISDMQTAMQHRAVDGSGVYHSKQVIIGHQQLITNIFQINEHLPYEDDTYVITADACIDNRKELARILDYAGKYPSLHDSLIILEAYKKWGPQCTDRLDGEFAFAIWNKQTQTLFAATDHIGFRRFHYYDTPSQFILATEIKSIRAVKQTPAVFNEDVLIESFTRHHSGITFDKEIFFLPAARYLLLEPGKPLLKKQYWQIQPSGKYKFTKAEDWVECLRELLTQSIQNRLHTDHAVGVTLSGGLDSSFVTAIMAGILAKQNKPLYAFSAIQPKGYNGPEKDEKFYIEAMGKRYNNIVQTFVRPSASIGPLNNLEAAFDQTEQIVNSFHYLDKAFCEAAHEKQVRILLNGFGGDMNISNPGKDVIYALLMQGKLKKALHYLQWKRSVKRTQWDVNSKPLSLAQLIKAEILANTPLRTLQHQIKGFKKQDIPLADHLLQKAKAITPNHLRVYPYNRYFQQRINSGSLGFTINSFAAFSPFYQLETHMPLLNKNINEFYFDLPAEQLILQDQQRSLIRRAMKGLVPDEIISRTDKKAYSPDFLNRLITQQAHLERFLNYHNNNDCFNIKILQKHYNDIIANNDFGKRTNALYLTQAGIADAFLKWANDL, from the coding sequence ATGGGCGCGATATTTGGTATAATCAATAAGGATGGAAAACCCATAGAGCAGGCGGACATCAGCGACATGCAAACAGCAATGCAACACAGGGCTGTTGATGGCTCGGGTGTTTATCATAGCAAACAGGTAATAATAGGCCATCAACAACTCATCACCAATATTTTCCAAATAAATGAACATCTTCCCTATGAAGATGATACCTATGTGATTACGGCCGACGCGTGTATCGACAACCGCAAAGAGTTGGCGCGCATCCTGGACTATGCAGGCAAATACCCATCCCTGCACGATTCATTGATTATCCTGGAAGCTTATAAAAAATGGGGGCCACAATGTACAGATCGCCTGGATGGAGAATTTGCCTTCGCTATCTGGAATAAACAAACACAAACCTTATTCGCGGCCACTGATCATATTGGCTTTCGGCGTTTTCATTACTACGACACACCCAGCCAGTTTATTTTGGCCACTGAAATAAAAAGCATCCGTGCCGTTAAACAAACACCCGCTGTTTTTAATGAAGACGTATTGATAGAATCCTTCACCCGGCATCATTCCGGTATCACCTTTGATAAAGAAATATTTTTTTTACCTGCTGCCAGGTATCTCCTGTTGGAACCTGGCAAACCGCTTTTAAAAAAGCAATACTGGCAGATACAACCATCAGGGAAATATAAATTCACCAAAGCTGAAGACTGGGTTGAGTGCCTGCGCGAATTGCTTACTCAATCTATACAGAACAGGTTGCATACTGACCATGCAGTAGGTGTTACCCTCAGCGGCGGGCTCGATTCTTCATTTGTAACAGCCATCATGGCGGGCATATTGGCCAAACAAAACAAACCACTGTATGCATTTTCCGCTATTCAACCCAAAGGATATAATGGACCTGAGAAAGATGAAAAATTTTATATTGAGGCCATGGGCAAGCGGTATAATAATATTGTACAAACTTTTGTACGCCCTTCAGCAAGCATAGGGCCGCTGAATAATCTGGAAGCAGCCTTTGATCAAACAGAACAGATCGTTAATTCATTTCATTACTTAGACAAAGCCTTTTGTGAAGCTGCGCATGAAAAGCAGGTTCGTATCTTATTGAATGGCTTTGGAGGGGACATGAACATCTCGAACCCTGGTAAAGATGTCATCTATGCATTGCTCATGCAGGGGAAATTAAAAAAAGCCCTGCATTATCTTCAATGGAAACGTAGTGTAAAGAGAACACAATGGGATGTAAATTCCAAACCACTTTCGCTGGCACAGCTTATTAAAGCAGAAATACTTGCCAATACTCCGTTGCGCACCTTGCAACACCAGATAAAAGGCTTTAAAAAACAAGATATACCGTTAGCCGATCACTTGCTGCAAAAAGCCAAAGCGATAACCCCCAACCATTTAAGAGTATATCCCTATAACCGCTATTTTCAGCAACGGATCAACTCCGGTTCGTTAGGCTTTACCATCAATTCTTTTGCTGCCTTCAGCCCTTTTTATCAGCTGGAAACGCACATGCCCCTGCTTAATAAAAATATCAATGAATTCTATTTCGATCTGCCGGCAGAACAATTGATCCTGCAGGATCAGCAAAGAAGCCTCATTCGCAGAGCCATGAAAGGATTAGTACCTGACGAGATCATCAGCCGAACAGACAAGAAAGCGTATTCACCCGATTTTCTTAACCGCCTGATTACCCAGCAGGCCCATCTTGAAAGGTTTCTGAATTATCACAATAATAACGATTGTTTCAATATCAAAATATTACAAAAGCACTATAATGATATTATTGCCAATAACGACTTTGGGAAAAGAACAAATGCACTTTATCTTACTCAAGCAGGTATCGCCGATGCTTTCTTAAAATGGGCAAATGATTTATGA
- a CDS encoding HPr kinase yields MYHYWGFGLHILSEIEFPELLPFEFDVPDVTIRLGKTPETLEGDDVVHRVRISMSPNEYLLKIHDIANYYVSGGKKVLVEIFPGADEKSVRLFMLSSAMAAVLHQRNLIPLHASGIFHKNGVVLFCGQSGAGKSTLVTALQQQGHHIFTDDVCVLYPQSDGSINATSSYPMAKLWADSLTRIGITSTEENRIRPQLPKYARFFHDSFVTDSLPVKAVFVLERSAQITNAELTGLSKLEAFEKLQANAYRPAHIDAMGKRKLHFSFTSSLAASTMIYKISRPDNNDSVKQLIELITSRLM; encoded by the coding sequence ATGTATCACTACTGGGGATTTGGATTACACATCCTATCGGAGATTGAATTTCCGGAATTATTGCCTTTTGAGTTTGATGTGCCTGATGTTACGATCCGGTTGGGGAAAACACCTGAAACATTGGAAGGGGATGACGTGGTACATAGGGTAAGAATATCCATGAGCCCTAATGAGTACTTGCTTAAAATTCATGATATAGCTAATTATTATGTAAGTGGTGGTAAGAAGGTATTGGTAGAAATATTTCCTGGCGCAGATGAAAAAAGTGTACGGCTGTTTATGTTAAGCAGCGCCATGGCGGCAGTGTTGCATCAGCGGAATTTAATTCCGTTGCATGCTTCCGGTATTTTTCATAAAAATGGCGTGGTGTTATTCTGTGGTCAGAGTGGTGCAGGTAAATCTACACTGGTCACTGCTTTACAGCAGCAAGGCCATCATATTTTCACAGATGATGTTTGTGTTTTATATCCACAGTCTGATGGTTCCATTAACGCGACATCAAGTTATCCGATGGCGAAATTATGGGCTGACAGCCTTACCCGAATAGGGATAACTTCTACAGAGGAAAACAGGATAAGACCACAACTGCCAAAATACGCTCGTTTTTTCCATGACTCTTTTGTTACAGATTCATTGCCGGTGAAGGCGGTTTTTGTTTTGGAGAGATCTGCCCAGATAACTAATGCTGAATTGACAGGGTTAAGCAAATTGGAAGCTTTTGAGAAACTTCAGGCTAACGCATATCGTCCTGCTCATATAGATGCCATGGGTAAAAGGAAACTTCATTTTTCTTTTACTTCTTCGCTGGCAGCATCAACCATGATCTATAAGATCAGCAGGCCGGATAATAATGATTCTGTTAAACAATTAATTGAATTAATTACTTCCAGGTTGATGTAG
- a CDS encoding sulfotransferase domain-containing protein produces the protein MEIPKKIVWLVSYPKSGNTWFRAFLSALFNKGVVDINDLKTEGIFSSRIFFEAYTGLESSELTDEEVKILQPQVFNQMAVEHPKERLFIKVHDAYGFNRLQKPIIPTEGTVGAIYFVRNPLDVVSSLANHYSLTVEEAIVMLNTPDCQLSRPSVNKCWRIQLQQAILSWSGHLQSWMEVSAFPVLFLRYEDMYADTFKAFKQAITFLGYSSVSDDEILLAVQASGFTQLKQQEQRKGFVEKVHNNYSFFNKGKPGGWRESLTERQVESIREHHAQLMETFQYYP, from the coding sequence ATGGAGATACCTAAAAAGATAGTATGGTTGGTCTCTTATCCTAAAAGTGGCAATACATGGTTCCGGGCATTCCTGTCGGCATTGTTTAATAAAGGAGTAGTCGATATCAATGATCTGAAAACAGAAGGTATATTCTCTTCCAGGATCTTTTTTGAAGCCTATACCGGCCTTGAGTCTTCAGAGCTCACAGATGAGGAGGTGAAGATACTGCAGCCACAGGTTTTTAACCAAATGGCCGTGGAGCATCCAAAAGAAAGACTTTTTATAAAAGTACATGATGCCTATGGTTTTAACCGGCTGCAAAAGCCTATCATTCCTACAGAGGGTACTGTCGGCGCTATCTATTTTGTCAGAAACCCATTAGATGTGGTAAGCTCATTGGCCAATCATTATAGTCTTACGGTAGAAGAAGCTATTGTGATGTTGAATACCCCTGATTGCCAGCTATCAAGGCCCAGTGTTAATAAATGCTGGCGTATCCAGTTACAACAGGCAATACTTTCGTGGAGCGGACATCTGCAAAGTTGGATGGAGGTTAGTGCCTTTCCGGTACTGTTTTTAAGGTACGAAGATATGTATGCTGATACCTTTAAGGCATTTAAACAAGCGATTACATTCTTAGGGTATTCAAGTGTGAGTGATGATGAAATATTGCTTGCTGTACAGGCATCTGGCTTTACACAACTAAAGCAGCAGGAACAGCGAAAAGGGTTTGTAGAGAAGGTACATAATAACTATTCTTTTTTTAACAAGGGCAAGCCCGGTGGTTGGAGGGAATCCCTGACGGAAAGACAGGTTGAGTCAATCCGGGAGCATCATGCCCAACTCATGGAAACCTTTCAGTACTATCCATAA
- a CDS encoding formyltransferase family protein, whose translation MAYTLAMQQLQVHIFLSPAKDAFVQQKVKAFVQQTKLPFTEERNADKDLYTWLQKGNYDIGFILVYPHLIRLERLKNHPARLFNIHFGVLPGFKGPVPVFWQLKKGLDKIGLTIHHLSSKIDDGPMAWTKTTDNLPHYNYQLANQVLSQLCIEGVVFVLHLFINKLPIPEIPTNPNDTAYQKRPQLNNVLINRQTMSAIEICNLVRACNPWNKGALTWFQQQEVKLMDAQVISAIDSADNLQADTIINDDQSLHILCKDGKLINVNMLFLNDCFVPAYDARQWGLNKGIQFGLQDLTFKQ comes from the coding sequence ATGGCGTATACACTTGCAATGCAACAATTGCAGGTGCATATTTTTTTGAGCCCTGCCAAAGATGCTTTTGTGCAGCAGAAGGTAAAAGCTTTTGTGCAACAAACCAAACTACCCTTTACAGAAGAACGCAATGCTGATAAAGACCTCTATACCTGGCTGCAAAAGGGCAATTATGATATTGGCTTTATATTGGTCTACCCGCATCTGATACGGCTTGAACGGCTAAAAAACCACCCTGCCAGGCTATTCAATATACACTTTGGTGTTTTACCCGGCTTCAAAGGTCCGGTACCTGTATTCTGGCAATTAAAAAAAGGGCTTGATAAAATAGGGCTTACCATCCATCATCTGTCATCTAAAATTGACGATGGGCCAATGGCGTGGACTAAAACAACAGACAATCTCCCTCATTACAATTATCAACTGGCCAACCAGGTATTGAGCCAGTTATGTATAGAAGGCGTGGTCTTTGTATTGCATTTGTTCATAAACAAACTACCTATTCCGGAAATACCCACCAACCCCAATGATACAGCTTACCAGAAACGCCCGCAGTTGAATAATGTACTTATCAACCGGCAAACAATGAGCGCTATTGAGATCTGCAACCTGGTACGTGCCTGCAACCCATGGAACAAAGGTGCCCTTACCTGGTTTCAACAACAGGAAGTAAAGCTAATGGATGCCCAGGTTATCAGCGCTATTGATAGCGCTGATAACCTGCAGGCCGACACCATAATCAACGATGATCAATCTTTACATATCCTGTGTAAAGACGGTAAACTAATCAATGTAAACATGTTATTCCTGAATGACTGCTTCGTACCCGCCTATGATGCCAGGCAGTGGGGACTAAACAAAGGCATACAGTTTGGCTTGCAGGATTTAACTTTTAAACAATAA